A segment of the Anoplolepis gracilipes chromosome 14, ASM4749672v1, whole genome shotgun sequence genome:
CCGTTATATTTATAGCTGCATTGTTTTCGCTAGAGTGTACGATTCATATTCAGATTTTCAGACACAGTCGCCTCTTGAATTTATGGCACTATTATCCTAATTCGCGCGATTAAATTCTCCGCTGGAAATAGTAGCTCTTTTGGAATACTGATTCTTTCTTTTGtcgtctttttctctcgcacaTTTTTCTACTCTTtacctcttctctcttccgcTATTCTTTTAATACTACATTTCTTCTCCATTCAACATTGTCAAACCCGAGTCTCGTAAGATTCGAGTTTGACAATACGTCATTGAGAAACGCATAATGCGATTGTTGTGTGTGGACAGAATAAAAACCAGTCTTCCTTACAATTTTCTGCAACTTCCACTTTTCATGGCTACCACTTGGCCTGCTTTAAATCCATGTAAATTTTGATGGTATAATTTAACGTAAACTGAATAAAGAATTTGCGAAGGGTTCTTTTCTcaaagtacaatttttttttcttctttcatactttttaaatgtataatttttttttaacttacaaCATctagaaaacatattttctcttttagaaaaaaatatctatcttaaatatatttaacatatatatatatatacaaatatctaTCTTCTTGAATAGAGGATAGATATATTTCTCAGTTTGTTTTCTCTCACAATTTACTtacatttgattatttttttcacaaagttttttctaatatccatatttataaaatgttcaattAACTACATACTCTTAATGTGTCACAACTtccatttttcaattatctcgatgcttaattattatcgtGCTCGATGTACACTCTTgcgaataataatgattaatgataGCTTGCGGGATGTCCATTACGATGGGACTAAGGGAATGATATAACGTATTCGTGACGTTGCGTTACTCTCAATATTCCACGGCGTATAATTCAGAATTTTCAGAATTAATTTGGAGCGACATACACATAGCGTGGCGCATATATCTTCGCTCATGCGCAAAAACAAGATTGTACGTATTACAACAGGCGCACCATCattttagaatctttttcttttatcccccgattctttgttttatataatatatatatatatatatattattttcatgtttGATCTCCtgttgcaagaaaaaaatttatacttctcatgaataattttttataaaactgtagatgctttatgaatatttacgtaatttttcgACGAATCAGTTTTTGAGATTTAAATGTGCAATTAAGCATAATTTGACGTAGACGTCACtttgagagaaatttaatttcgagCTTAATTATCCAGGTTAAGTATTTAATgctgaaaaatgaattttgcgATAAATGATGGTGTGAAATTTACTTCGAATATTTGATAGGATCTGGAAAGacatttattctctctttttattctatatataacaatagttcAACATGGTATCTTCACCATTACTGCTAAGTTTGCACGTGGGCGAGTTTTATCTGCTTACGTAACTAAACAAGcgattatttacatattttttttttttttttgttacacaaTGTAAAATTACTCGAGCATATAAAGACTTGATAAGAGCAAAGAATATAGGCCACGTATTACATGTGTAAATGTGTTCATACATATTTAGTTAATGCaacgtatatattgtatacatgtatatatattgatatctcGTGTCCGACTTCGACGTCCGTTACTACTGCATTTTTagattcaatttattttttacatttagttcgaaatatgattttctatttattataaaatattatagtcgCCCGGAGATTACATTTATagtcttaaatattttaaattatataataaaaattacagttctaatatttgaatttagattatgataaatcttaaataatatcattgaAATGTACCTACTGAATTATTCTAGGACTGAAAATacgtaaattaattcaatatttcttataatataaggctatttcttataactttattaatgcTAAACAACATTGCATTACGATgtttaattaacaaacgttacacttgaattaattttttgtatatttttaaaaatacatttctgaCTTTGTGAGGAAATTATCCAAGCAAATAAAGGGTTAACAATGTTAACGATgactttttttcgaatatatataagtgacGCTTGTCGTCAGCGAGTACGGTCCTGGTTATAGACTGTCGGCAGAGGTCGCGACACAAAGAGGCGCTTTCCTCGTCTCCTCGTTCCTCGTCTCCTCGTCACCAACGATGGGATGAAGTCGTGGTTTCTGCTGGCTTGCCTTATCACGCGACGCAGTACTCGCGATCACTCGCGATCAACGCGGGCCGCGTGTCGTCATCATTATCGTCCGTCATCCTCGGTCGTCAGCGTGGTCGACGCGAGTATCTCGCGAAAGGGACGCGACAATCCGGGATAACAGCCGGGAAAACACGGGACGTTTTCTCCGACGGTGGGCGGTGTCAGGTTAGGTTCCCGTTAAGGGTGAGtctgataaattttatctataaatgtCGAGATTTTAACAACTTTAGGTTAATTCGCGCTCTGTTGTTCCATTGATTTTCCGTTTCTCTCGGAATGTGACAGTGGCGTTTGACATATCAGTCATTGATAGATAACTCGATTCATGTACTGATAAGCAATCTTGGTAGAAAAGATTTTACGTCTAGTCCGAAAGACcactttgtttatattatgcgCTTTTTTGGGGGACGGTGCATACTTCTATGCCTCCAttgttttcgtttttttttttattagtgcGGTTCATAAGTACGAGGGGAATTTTTCCGAATGAGAATCTCTTTGGTCATCAATGAAAatcatttctatttattatcaagtaaatgaaatatgaaaaagatatgTGAATAAGAAAAAGTTGTTCATTAtgctgtttattattaaattatttacttagcacaatatattgaaattaattaaattaatatttttgaaaacttgTAACATTTTTGGAATTATTGTCATGGTATCttactattaaatattcaaataattacaaattaattattattacaaatattatattttatttatactactTAAAATACTTTCCGCTGATTATTCATTAGAaagaataaatcaaataaaaattttgattagctatatgatttttacaatattttgacaaatatatatatatatatatatatatatatatatatatttttttttttcatatatttttatttgcgtacatatattttttgtcatatcacaaaatatgaaaacaattataacatttaatataaaaagagcaTTTTTCCCTCTTAGTCGTTCATTGACATGTTGAGATTTATTAGTATCCGCGAAAAGGGCGAGGTTCGCGAAATTCTGTAATCCAGGATCGTatctagaaattaattttaacaagtttgaaaaatattttaaaataatataaattaatatagaatattatacagCATTAAAAGGTATAATTAATAGCTGTTTATTATTgaagataataattgtatttcaaTATTGTGTTATTGTAACAACTAGGCAagcaattgtttaaaataaagtaaattattaattttttaaaatacatgatttttaagttaaacgtatttaagaaattgtgtttttattttctatcaagCTTTTCGAAATCGTAAAAATTGATCCTTTTATTACACGTGTTCCCTATATCATACAACCATTTTCTGTGGTTGCCATATATCTCAAACTATTAGTCAAGCTGAATTCTCCTTATTCAAATGCTATGAATACAGTTGGACTTAAATACGACCATCTAATTTTCAACTCATATCAATCATTTCATAGAATGTGGCTGAAATTATtacatctattttatattcagagaaacataataaaaagtcatttgatttatttcaatataaatcagCATTCATAATATctgcgaaatttattttaatacttattaaaatagtgCGTTTATATTACAGGAGAAAAGGCTATTATTTTAGGTTCGAATAATTCACAAAACAATAGAAACGTACAATTGCAGTTGAAAGTACATGTTATTTAGATTACACAAAGATAAAATCAACAAGGCAATCTGTCGATTTCAGACAATATGTTATCGTAATGCGAAATACTAAGCCGTTCTCGTTTCGATAGAATAACGAGAAAGCCGTCAAGCTGGCGAGTCTAACGAGCTGCGTGTCGACGATGATGGACGACGAGGAACAGGAGGAGCTTCGCTGCACCGGCAGCGACGTCGAGATCGAGGAGTACACCGACACCGAGGAGTCGCCATATGTCGCTTATCAGGCCGGCGGCGATAAGCTGTTCGATACAGATCGCGAGAACTGGCAGAAGCTCCGCTTCCTCACCACCCTCGTATCCGTCGCGATATCAGTTACCGTCCTCGTTATCACGTATCCGCTTTATCTCGAGAGCGTCACCGTTGTCTCCAGCGCTTACACAGGTAgacacacaaacatacacacgtacacgTGCTCGAAATAGATGCTGCGCGTACTGAATTGATGATGAGAATTGACCGATCGATTGCGGGATCTTGTAATTCTCGGATTAGAAATCTCGAGCAAATCGCGACgcaatctctctctctgcgaaaactaaaatataattgtcgcAAAATTACAGCTCACGCTGACCTGTATAACTTATCTCCACATGAAAAAAGGAACTGAATTATGCGAAACACTCGACTCTAATGGCCAATAATAATAGATGCCTGATCTTTGAGGCGGGCAATATACATCTATATTATAACAGctgttaagtaaaatattcaaaccGGTTACTTACTTACTTGGACTTTCAATTTTCCCTTCGTGTTTGACATTTGACTAAAACATgagaatgaaaatattctatttcgaTAAACGAAATGGAGCCATTTATAAACGTCGTAAAATCAgacgtttttattaatttaattaattttaatcaatttggTGAAAAAATTTCGAGATGATTTCGTCTCCATTTTTTCTCGTATAATCCCCGCAGCGATTTAGTTCCTCAACCATTTGTATGCCGTTTCGCAGGACTTCTTTTCACTGCTCTGTGCTCCGCCTGTATTTTGGGACTGGTGTACTTTGTCGTGGACAGActgtcgccgccgccgccgctaaTACCCAACAGCATGCGAGTCAGGATACCCCGCTGCGGCCTGATCAAAATAAGCACTCTATACGCTCTCTCGGGCATCCTAGTCACCCTATCCCTCGATCGGAATAGAGTACTATGCCACTTACAGGATCCAATAAAGGGCATTACCCTTGTCTTTTCCCTCGTCTATTACTTCTTCTTTTGTCGGAAAAGTGAGTGTCTTAAACTTGTTAGcctgtaatataattactataatgaaataactttgtgaaagaaattaattttgcagaaaCTTAGTATTGTATTTAGAGGCGAAAAAGattgagaagaaaatatttctaaatatatataaaatttcttcttgttttgttttttttgtttttttttttttttttaatttatatagaaaatccTTATAGTATTCTAAGAAAGTTATAGAGAGATTAAAGAAATGCTAGCGCGTTTTattctttgaaattaaaatttatattcaattttaaaaaataatttttaaagaccttattttttttttcaattttgcacattaaattaatttaacgagAGAAACATTTTCTACGAATGTTTTCAGTGATGAGTTTGCAGCGAATATTCTCGAGCACAACTATAATAGTGGGTCTGTTCATAAGCGTCGATTATGGCCTCTGCGATGAGTTTCGTTGTCGTGGAAGGGAGGTTTCCTCGCATACGACGGCCACTACTAGGGGATCTTGGGGCGTCCGAGCAGTTTGGACGTTCGTTTACGTGGGTGCTCTCGCCTCCTTCGCCATGTTTTTCACCTTGCTCGAGCGGCATTACACCACCGGGGTAATTTAGCATCGACCTTTTCGCCAattgagatttatttatagcaTCTATGGGATTTTCAATGATATATACTGTGTGCCGTAACTTTTATCAAACTAATCTTGAgagaatttctaaattttacgtaattctcatgtttttttagcgaagattaaaaaacagaattaattagacgaaatttgattaattaaattaattagacgaagagagatttttattcgcgaattatgttttataaagaagatggttatttaatgcaatttggGAATTCtatcctctctttttttttttctttttgttggaagtttttttaaacagattatttttttcttttgacggattattagttttattcgCGTGGTCGGCGGAATTTCGTTTTTCGAATAACTGGCCGCGGTGAAGCGAGTGACGTCTGCGATCTCTGGCTTCCAGCAACAAAACGTGTGTCAGATGTTGACGACGCAGCACAATTCGTTCTTGTACACGGTGTCCCGCTTGGTGTCCTCTCGCGATATTCGCCGTCGTGGCTCGGAGGAGGAGGGTGGGCGGCTGTTGCACGTGACCGATCCGGATCCGACGATAAAGCCAAAAAGTTACCCCAAGCCGCCGGTGATGCAAACTCTCTTTTACATACATGTCATCGCTTTCTTCGCTATCTTGACGTTCTGCTGGGTTGACACTTTACCTGGCATTGGCAGGGTGAGTGAcagcaaacattttttaacgtAATTTATCGATGACAATTCAATCTTTGTGATTTTTCTCAGAGATTTCCACAGAAATCTTTTGTttcttattacaaatattttttaattcataaaagagataaaaaatcataCTTATATCGTGAAGAAAAACCGACTTTCAAAGCTAATAGTTagtgtgatttttttattgatttattaatactgaattaaaaattttgaatgttaaatgttgtaattttttttcatttactcgtatagtaaaaaataccTGCAACAAACAAAAgtgattatattttcttttagagaaaatatatcgACATCTAAATAttctctaattaaataatttttttaaatttcatttcagGGTTTATCACCCGTAGAATTGTATCGTACCGTCGAACAGGGACTGATGTGCCATTTTAAAAGTGGCAAACTATGCTCGAACGTGTCCAGCCACGGATGGATTTTTCTATTCGCTTACATTGTCTTCTCGATCTCGATTCTCAACTTCCTATCTTTGTGCGAGAGCGCGGTGTTTAGCGTGGCCACTGCGACCGTATCGCTTCCGTTATCCGGTATTTGGTGGAGTATTTACAGGATGGACGTCGGTTTACACGGAGGTAAGTCAATAATGCATACAACGTTACCATAGTTTCCATTGCAGCCTCGAAACTTGTTTTacggaattttaattttgacatgACGGATGAAAACTATTTTTGcacaaagaataaataaaactaagattaataagaattaacttttttacagTTATGAAtttcaaatctttatatttagaaaatttaatatttatataaattatttaaattgatttcacaaattttttatctttgcacagaaatattttactttatcgcctgaattttaaataatcttgaaaagacaattttaatgtgaaatgtattttcgcctctttaatttttacgttCTATGACACAAAGTCATGTTAATATATTCCCTTATAACACAGTGATTACATATCTCGAGCTTTGCTGTAATACTTGAACGTTAAGCGTACTTGAATTCGACAAGCCGTTTCTGAAGAGAACCTTGAAATAGGTTCCATCTCCTGGTCGCCAGGAGTGACGGGTGAGCTGATCTGCGCCTTGCTCGGTCTTCCCGTTGTGCTGCTGGGTCTCGGTTTGCTCGTCAGATCGCACTTCAGAGACACTCAGCTTCCTTACCAGACCATTCAGCCGCCCGATATTCAGCCGCACGAGCCTTGTCACAGATGAATTTCTCTGCAGCATTTGGTCTAGCCTCACCGACCAGGTCCGTACTAACGGTGATGCATACAAATGAATTCTGATTGAGTCGAcgaaacgataaaataaatcattgctCTCGCAATCAAATCGATCAGAACGAATGATATAAACGCGGCTAAGCTCACCGAGTCggaataataatgttattgttGTTGTACACTTGACAGATATATTTTGTCGACTGTTTGCAGACTACACCAACGTTCTTTCTTCGATCGCGAGATCAAGAAGGTTAAATCTCGATTTGCATTTACATTTCGCCAATCTGCATACAAGATTACAAATTCCATCAATGTCAGTTATctctgattataatttaactatataattattttttcaaacataggattaataaaataaaataaaataaaataaaaaaatattatattactaaaaagATACCTGTTAAAtcgatgtatattatattgtttatttaattaattaagaatcaTTGTTCATACATGTGTTTGTGTATAAATTGATCGCCAGCATTATTCAATCGAGATTGAAAGCAATGTGGCaagaattataacaaaatgacGTAACGAATTCacaataagaattaattaggTTTAACTGACATTGATAGAAAATGGC
Coding sequences within it:
- the LOC140673067 gene encoding uncharacterized protein; amino-acid sequence: MMDDEEQEELRCTGSDVEIEEYTDTEESPYVAYQAGGDKLFDTDRENWQKLRFLTTLVSVAISVTVLVITYPLYLESVTVVSSAYTGLLFTALCSACILGLVYFVVDRLSPPPPLIPNSMRVRIPRCGLIKISTLYALSGILVTLSLDRNRVLCHLQDPIKGITLVFSLVYYFFFCRKMMSLQRIFSSTTIIVGLFISVDYGLCDEFRCRGREVSSHTTATTRGSWGVRAVWTFVYVGALASFAMFFTLLERHYTTGQQNVCQMLTTQHNSFLYTVSRLVSSRDIRRRGSEEEGGRLLHVTDPDPTIKPKSYPKPPVMQTLFYIHVIAFFAILTFCWVDTLPGIGRGLSPVELYRTVEQGLMCHFKSGKLCSNVSSHGWIFLFAYIVFSISILNFLSLCESAVFSVATATVSLPLSGIWWSIYRMDVGLHGGSISWSPGVTGELICALLGLPVVLLGLGLLVRSHFRDTQLPYQTIQPPDIQPHEPCHR